One window of the Trifolium pratense cultivar HEN17-A07 linkage group LG2, ARS_RC_1.1, whole genome shotgun sequence genome contains the following:
- the LOC123905774 gene encoding uncharacterized protein LOC123905774, with amino-acid sequence MENTEETLNRQLENLERLMVSLDISGKNQEIPDNKSEDNNQIIYDFSSEEASENENENPHFVKIEEHGETSGTKRPADFEKEFTKQKFQKVPHYYEPSQNPFQGQGVLDIDCSLDTAKDLRDWYNTNNVLIHLNEDLRNLGSVDIFNYLQYKTRGNAFKYISNLPPQVMGTMPLIGSLVTDWVYSLLVKEFKGWKDTVQSKAAFSDQNLWKITNLKICNMCYIDNFICEFQSYYYNIDNETRLSRGLLDLLYDKLPGGVSTQVKLYFTSISSEGKVDDTLGGRITVLKQWLTDKCSEKIAKREAKVSLCCDKLQNKVGDYRCNYRNPKKKSRRNIRSYKKKKFRKIPFKKFRKGDKKFFRKKPPYPKRKTCPQDKKSCTCWLCHEEGHYANECPKRDNPKKNVLQAIYAIGYEPIESDVESDEEIYEYCTETDSEIDLNDEESTW; translated from the coding sequence ATGGAAAATACAGAAGAAACCCTTAATAGGCAACTAGAAAACCTAGAAAGACTTATGGTCTCTTTAGATATAAGTGGAAAAAATCAGGAGATCCCTGATAACAAATCTGAAGATAACAATCAGATCATTTATGATTTTAGCTCAGAAGAAGCTAGTGAAAACGAAAATGAGAATCCTCATTTCGTAAAAATAGAAGAACATGGAGAAACTTCAGGTACCAAAAGACCTGCAGATTTTGAAAAGGaatttaccaaacaaaaattccaaaaagtACCTCATTACTATGAGCCTTcacaaaacccttttcaaggaCAAGGTGTTTTAGACATAGATTGTAGTTTAGACACTGCAAAGGATCTTAGAGATTGGTACAATACAAATAATGTATTAATCCATCTGAATGAAGATCTAAGAAATTTAGGATCAGTTGATATTTTCAACTACCTACAATATAAAACTAGAGGAAATGCATTCAAATACATTTCAAATCTACCACCACAAGTTATGGGAACTATGCCTTTAATAGGATCCTTAGTTACAGACTGGGTATATAGTTTACTAGTCAAAGAATTCAAAGGATGGAAGGATACTGTCCAATCAAAAGCAGCATTTTCCGATCAAAATCTTTGGAAAAtaactaatttaaaaatttgcaaTATGTGTTACATTGATAACTTTATTTGTGAATTTCAGAGTTATTATTATAACATAGACAATGAAACAAGACTATCAAGAGGATTGTTAGATCTCCTCTATGATAAGCTTCCAGGAGGAGTGTCAACTCAAGTCAAACTATACTTTACCTCAATATCATCAGAAGGAAAGGTAGATGATACTCTAGGAGGAAGAATAACTGTTTTAAAACAGTGGCTAACAGATAAATGTAGCGAAAAGATAGCTAAAAGAGAAGCTAAAGTATCACTTTGCTGTGATAAGTTACAAAACAAAGTAGGAGACTATAGGTGTAACTATAGAAATCCTAAAAAGAAATCTAGAAGAAATATAAGGtcttataagaaaaagaaattcagaaaaatcccttttaagaaatttagaaaAGGAGATAAGAAATTCTTTAGGAAAAAACCTCCTTAtcctaaaagaaaaacatgtccGCAAGATAAGAAATCATGCACATGTTGGTTATGTCATGAAGAAGGACACTATGCCAATGAGTGCCCTAAAAGGGATAACCCTAAGAAAAATGTCTTACAAGCCATATACGCAATAGGATATGAACCTATAGAATCAGATGTAGAATCTGATGAGGAAATTTATGAATACTGCACAGAGACAGATTCAGAGATAGACTTAAATGACGAAGAAAGTACTTGGTAA
- the LOC123905775 gene encoding S-type anion channel SLAH2 — MENHIALEIIEEQSSPDKTPPLLKFISSHELDCFDSFHSQFPSPTAKEPEATSPSSNQDEPLVINHQRKPSVSISMPLSAEEVLFQTMHNDKKVFFSGDNIIINDSVPLEKPNSKPPKHPKCYSQPMPKGFVYPNGSQTQKFNNHHNQPGIKMFRDKRFDSFKTWSGGLERQLTILRGKEPAGNAQDGHTPSRTRSIDKALPVDRYFDALEGPELETLRASEEIMLPHDKQWPFLLRFPISSFGICLGVSSQAILWKTLATSPTTQFLNIPPEINLVLWYIATILVASVFTVYILKLLLYFEAVRREYYHPIRVNFFFAPWIALLFLALGVPPSVAENLHHSLWYILMFPIFVLELKIYGQWMSGGQRRLSKVANPSNHLSIVGNFVGALLGASMGLVEGPIFFFAVGLAHYIVLFVTLYQRLPTNETLPKELHPVFFLFVAAPSVASMAWAKMQGSFDYGSRIAYFIALFLYFSLAVRINFFRGFKFSLAWWAYTFPMTGAAIATIRYSNQVPNIVTKSLCIALALISTVTVMALLVSTILHAFVFRDLFPNDIAIAISDRKRKTHWLGFRYGSQDSKEIENYLKFVNTDDSNLEDSTTQPVSSGTGTDHSSPN, encoded by the exons ATGGAAAATCACATAGCTCTTGAAATCATAGAAGAACAATCCTCACCTGATAAAACTCCACCACTACTTAAGTTTATATCATCACATGAACTTGATTGTTTTGATTCATTTCACTCTCAATTTCCAAGCCCAACTGCCAAA GAACCTGAAGCAACTTCACCTTCAAGCAACCAAGATGAACCATTAGTCATCAATCATCAAAGAAAGCCTTCTGTTTCCATAAGCATGCCACTTTCTGCTGAAGAAGTTCTATTTCAAACAATGCACAATGACAAGAAAGTTTTCTTTAGTGGCGACAATATTATCATCAACGATAGTGTTCCGCTTGAAAAACCAAATTCCAAGCCTCCAAAACATCCGAAATGTTACTCGCAACCAATGCCAAAGGGATTTGTTTATCCAAATGGTTCTCAAACTCAAAAGTTTAATAATCATCACAATCAACCTGGAATCAAGATGTTCCGAGATAAGAGATTTGACTCGTTTAAAACATGGTCCGGTGGACTTGAGAGACAGTTAACGATTCTGCGCGGTAAAGAACCTGCTGGAAATGCACAAGATGGTCACACCCCTTCAAGGACTAGGAGTATTGATAAGGCTTTACCTGTTGATAGGTATTTTGATGCATTGGAAGGTCCAGAATTAGAAACTCTTAGG GCATCAGAAGAGATAATGCTTCCTCACGACAAGCAATGGCCGTTTCTTCTTCGGTTTCCCATTTCATCGTTTGGTATATGCCTCGGAGTTAGCAGCCAAGCAATCCTTTGGAAAACACTAGCCACATCACCTACCACTCAATTTCTTAACATACCTCCTGAAATAAACCTAGTCTTATGGTACATTGCAACAATACTTGTCGCATCCGTTTTCACAGTCTATATCCTCAAACTGCTTCTCTACTTTGAAGCAGTTCGTCGCGAATACTACCATCCAATCCGTGTAAACTTCTTCTTCGCACCGTGGATAGCTCTCTTGTTTTTAGCCCTCGGCGTTCCTCCATCCGTTGCCGAAAACCTTCATCATTCACTATGGTACATTCTAATGTTTCCAATATTTGTTCTCGAGCTTAAGATTTACGGACAATGGATGTCCGGTGGACAAAGGAGGTTATCAAAAGTGGCAAACCCTTCGAATCATTTATCAATCGTTGGAAATTTTGTGGGAGCGTTACTCGGTGCATCTATGGGACTAGTAGAAGGACCTATTTTCTTCTTTGCTGTTGGACTTGCTCATTACATTGTGTTATTTGTGACACTTTATCAAAGGCTTCCAACTAATGAGACACTACCTAAAGAGTTACATCCAgtgttctttctttttgttgcaGCACCTAGTGTTGCTTCAATGGCTTGGGCTAAGATGCAAGGTTCCTTTGATTATGGCTCAAGGATTGCATATTTCATTGCCTTGTTCCTTTATTTCTCATTG GCTGTGAGGATCAATTTCTTCAGAGGATTCAA ATTCTCTCTTGCATGGTGGGCCTATACTTTTCCAATGACTGGAGCTGCAATTGCAACCATAAGATACTCAAATCAAGTACCAAATATTGTCACTAAATCATTGTGTATTGCATTGGCTCTCATCTCCACAGTCACAGTGATGGCTCTTCTTGTATCAACAATATTGCATGCATTTGTCTTTAGAGACCTTTTCCCTAATGACATTGCTATTGCCATAAGTGATAGGAAGAGAAAGACACATTGGTTAGGGTTTAGATATGGAAGCCAAGACTctaaagagattgaaaattACTTGAAGTTTGTGAACACTGATGATAGTAATTTGGAGGATTCCACCACACAACCGGTCTCAAGTGGCACCGGCACAGATCATAGTTCGCCAAATTAA
- the LOC123905776 gene encoding probable membrane-associated kinase regulator 6: MEASQPISIESFSYSWLVNLKPSSLVESLDSSSLRTSLDTYNYDEASFIEMDPRMPPSRRFFINSQDFKFDFPTSQSSLVDADKLFCNGYLVPFFVESMKIEPCEYDSSNSNSTLDSSISHVAKKVAPMKYSRCTSLKRCKTLSRRMFQKYLNFLSPLCRRLRGKKSGSKHENVVKRTQSIRGNYCESSPRISVAYSADYSRASCDSDSSIYEAVLHCKRSIGMSPKKN; this comes from the coding sequence ATGGAAGCATCTCAACCAATTTCAATTGAAAGTTTTTCATATAGTTGGCTAGTAAATCTTAAACCATCATCACTAGTAGAAAGTCTTGATAGTTCTTCCCTTAGAACTTCTCTTGATACTTATAATTATGATGAAGCTTCTTTCATTGAAATGGATCCAAGAATGCCACCTTCTAGAAGATTCTTTATAAACTCACAAgatttcaaatttgattttccAACTTCACAATCTTCTCTTGTTGATGCTGATAAACTCTTTTGCAATGGTTACCTAGTGCCATTTTTTGTTGAATCAATGAAAATTGAACCATGTGAATATGattcatcaaattcaaattcaacctTAGATTCATCCATATCACATGTAGCTAAAAAAGTGGCTCCTATGAAATATTCAAGATGCACATCATTGAAAAGGTGTAAAACATTATCAAGGAGaatgtttcaaaaatatttgaatttcttAAGTCCTTTGTGTAGAAGATTAAGGGGTAAAAAATCAGGATCAAAACATGAGAATGTTGTGAAAAGAACACAATCTATTCGAGGAAATTATTGTGAATCATCTCCAAGAATTAGTGTCGCTTATTCGGCTGATTATTCGCGTGCGTCGTGTGATTCTGATAGTTCAATTTATGAAGCCGTTCTTCATTGCAAAAGATCCATTGGTAtgagtccaaaaaaaaattag